The DNA segment GAATAAAAACCGGAATATTAGGCAAGAACAAATGCCGGGAAAGCTTATTAGCTAAGATTTTTGTAAAATCCCTGTTTGTTATAAAATCAGGAGCTACAGCATTATAGACCGAATTGGTCAATTTTTTTTCGATTGCGAAAAGAAATATACGGGCAAGATCACTTATTTCAATCCAGGGGATGTATTGCTTTCCACTTCCTAAAACAGCACCAAATCCCGCTCGAATTGGTTTTAACATCTTCTGAAGTGCTCCTCCCTGATTGGAAAGAACAACACCTATGCGAAATTTGAATACTTGAATCCCTAATTCTTGAAATTGGTCGACACTTTTTTCCCATTGAACTACGCAATCTGCTAAAAAATCACTACCTGCTTCATCTTCTTCTGTGTAAATATGTTGGGTAGTTTTTGTTCCATAATAGCCAATGGCTGAGGCTGAAATAATCCTATCAGGTTTTTTTTTCGCGTCTTTAATAGCAGAAAATAATAATTCACTCGTTTTTACTCTACTATCAATTATACTTTTCTTTTGCTTTTTTGTCCATCTTTTTCCTGCAATATTTTCTCCGGCCAAATGAATGATTACATCTGCAAATTCGATAGCATCTTTATCGATAATAGATTTTTCATAATCCCAATAAAAGGATTTGATTCCTTCAATTCCACGCTTTCTGGAGAGGATAGCTACTTCATAACCTTTGATTGTAAGTAAATTAGTGATTGCTTTACCAAGCAACCCACTTCCTCCGCTTATTAGTACCTGAGTAGCCATGATGTTAATTCTTATCAATAATAAACTTTGTGTGCAATTCATCCAGACAAGTGTTTCTGTCGGATTCATGTATATGTTGATGATAAAAAGTTAGTTTGTTAAATACGGATAGCGCATCA comes from the Bacteroidota bacterium genome and includes:
- a CDS encoding TIGR01777 family protein, whose protein sequence is MATQVLISGGSGLLGKAITNLLTIKGYEVAILSRKRGIEGIKSFYWDYEKSIIDKDAIEFADVIIHLAGENIAGKRWTKKQKKSIIDSRVKTSELLFSAIKDAKKKPDRIISASAIGYYGTKTTQHIYTEEDEAGSDFLADCVVQWEKSVDQFQELGIQVFKFRIGVVLSNQGGALQKMLKPIRAGFGAVLGSGKQYIPWIEISDLARIFLFAIEKKLTNSVYNAVAPDFITNRDFTKILANKLSRHLFLPNIPVFILKLFMGEMSSILLYGSRVSAKSITSEGFDFLYQKLDDIPISGK